Proteins encoded by one window of Lathyrus oleraceus cultivar Zhongwan6 chromosome 1, CAAS_Psat_ZW6_1.0, whole genome shotgun sequence:
- the LOC127098852 gene encoding uncharacterized protein LOC127098852 has protein sequence MIYHWDALENILAILIYGLVLFPTHEGFIDSAAISFFWAVWKDKQSLVPPLIADTFHTLHTRHQKKNGMLICCLPFLYNCLISYVFKPNAHISEISNGDWARTLVSLFSKDIIWYRRKLNVEEIIVSCGSFPNVPLIGSKGYIRYNLVLALRQFGYPMRGKPDDKELEEMVLNDMGTNDPVLLHKIIRSWEKVHTKGTKLAKKNGAARVPYQQWVSERIKVVKLPFSVEIPLKYTSPEPVPVSLEEVEEL, from the coding sequence ATGATATATCATTGGGATGCATTGGAAAATATATTAGCTATTCTCATATATGGGCTAGTATTGTTCCCAACCCATGAAGGTTTTATAGATTCAGCTGCCATAAGTTTCTTTTGGGCCGTTTGGAAGGATAAACAAAGTTTGGTTCCTCCACTAATAGCTGACACTTTTCATACTTTGCATACTCGACATCAAAAGAAGAATGGAATGTTGATATGTTGCCTTCCATTTCTTTATAATTGTCTTATCTCATATGTGTTCAAGCCTAATGCTCACATCAGTGAAATTTCCAATGGGGATTGGGCAAGAACTCTGGTGTCTTTGTTTAGTAAGGATATCATTTGGTACCGACGCAAGCTGAATGTTGAAGAAATCATTGTTAGTTGTGGTAGTTTTCCAAATGTACCACTAATAGGATCTAAAGGTTACATCAGATACAACCTTGTGTTAGCTCTGCGACAATTTGGATACCCTATGCGTGGGAAGCCCGATGATAAAGAGTTAGAAGAGATGGTTTTGAATGATATGGGAACCAATGATCCAGTTCTACTCCATAAGATCATCCGATCTTGGGAAAAGGTGCATACCAAAGGAACAAAATTAGCAAAGAAGAATGGTGCAGCAAGGGTTCCTTATCAGCAATGGGTCTCAGAGAGGATCAAAGTGGTGAAGCTCCCTTTTTCTGTAGAGATTCCTCTAAAGTATACTTCACCAGAACCAGTCCCTGTTTCTCTTGAAGAGGTGGAAGAACTTTGA